From one Musa acuminata AAA Group cultivar baxijiao chromosome BXJ2-6, Cavendish_Baxijiao_AAA, whole genome shotgun sequence genomic stretch:
- the LOC135615330 gene encoding lysine-rich arabinogalactan protein 18-like translates to MDRLRAILCISLLCFAASNSAAQSPAAAPTTSAAAPAKPTTPAPAAAPTKSSSTPAPAAAPTSKAPAKAPATRAPTTPAPVAAPAKAPTAAAPTSAPPAPVPVTSPPAPPPTTLLPPAASPIPSTPVPVAAPPKPAETPAPTPSKKKKKKKAKKGAAAPAPSPPAPAAGSPAGSSEATSPGPSVAADETSGAQIVRGFISGGLALLLGLAVILA, encoded by the exons ATGGATCGCCTCAGAGCCATTCTCTGCATCTCCCTCCTCTGCTTCGCGGCCTCCAACTCTGCGGCCCAGTCCCCCGCCGCCGCCCCGACCACCTCCGCAGCCGCTCCCGCCAAGCCAACCACCCCCGCTCCCGCCGCCGCTCCCACCAAAAGCAGCAGCACCCCGGCCCCGGCCGCCGCTCCCACATCCAAGGCTCCCGCCAAGGCCCCCGCGACACGCGCACCTACTACCCCTGCGCCCGTCGCCGCCCCCGCCAAAGCGCCCACGGCGGCCGCGCCAACCTCGGCTCCTCCAGCGCCCGTGCCGGTGACATCCCCGCCCGCGCCCCCTCCGACGACGTTGCTTCCCCCGGCGGCTTCCCCCATCCCATCGACCCCAGTCCCCGTCGCGGCGCCGCCGAAGCCCGCCGAGACGCCCGCCCCGACTccgagcaagaagaagaagaagaagaaggcgaagaaGGGCGCCGCGGCCCCCGCTCCGAGCCCCCCGGCTCCGGCCGCCGGGTCTCCCGCCGGTTCGTCCGAGGCCACCTCCCCGGGTCCCAGCGTCGCCGCCGACGAAACG AGTGGTGCACAGATAGTGAGAGGCTTCATCTCAGGAGGGCTGGCCCTGCTCCTGGGGCTTGCCGTCATCCTTGCCTAG
- the LOC135613941 gene encoding uncharacterized protein LOC135613941 codes for MSIISDSSGSLATISANLSSVPVLNGTNFKDWKENIVIILGCMDLDLALREDQPASLTENSTHDDMRLYEKWDRSNRMSLMIIKRGIPEAFRGAVSEGITKAKDFLAEIEKRFLKNDKAETSTLFQRLFTMRYNSKGNIREYIMEMSNLASKLKALKLNLSEDLLVHLVLISFPTQFNQFNVSYNCQRNKWSLNELISYCVQEEERLKQEKIESANLVNTSKDKGKKRKYKSGKNEADKGLVQKKQNKDDTCFFYKKI; via the coding sequence ATGAGTATAATTTCTGATTCATCAGGTTCTCTTGCAACAATATCTGCTAACCTCAGTTCTGTACCAGTTCTAAACGGAACCAACTTTAAAGATTGGAAAGAAAATATTGTAATCATTTTGGGCTGCATGGATCTAGACCTTGCACTAAGAGAAGACCAACCTGCTTCTCTTACAGAAAATAGTACTCATGATGATATGAGACTATATGAGAAGTGGGACAGGTCTAATCGCATGAGTCTCATGATCATTAAGCGCGGTATTCCAGAAGCCTTTAGGGGTGCGGTGTCCGAAGGGATTACCAAGGCCAAAGATTTTCTTGCCGAAATAGAAAAGCgttttcttaaaaatgataaagCAGAAACAAGCACTCTATTTCAAAGATTGTTTACCATGAGATACAACAGCAAAGGAAATATAagggaatacatcatggaaatgTCTAATCTTGCTTCTAAGCTTAAAGCATTAAAGCTTAACCTATCAGAGGACTTACTTGTCCATTTGGTTCTGATATCTTTCCCTACACAATTCAATCAGTTTAACGTCAGTTATAACTGCCAAAGGAATAAATGGTCTCTTAATGAGCTCATTTCATATTgtgtgcaagaagaagaaagattaaagcaagaaaagaTTGAAAGTGCAAACTTGGTCAACACCTCTAAGGAtaagggcaagaaaagaaaatataaatctggaaagaatgaggctgataagggtctagtacagaagaaacaaaacaaGGATGATACTTGTTTCTTCTATAAAAAAATCTAG